The Pseudoalteromonas rubra region AGTTCGGTAGTGGTCACTTTTACTTGAATTTTGGCGTTATCCTGCGAGTGTTTCAGGGCGTTTTCGACCAGGTTTTTGATCATGATGTGCACGGCGGCTTTGTCAGCCAGGATCTGATCTGTGTCGGGGTCCGCATCCAGGCTTAATTCTTTATCAAACTGCAGTGCCAAAGGGGCAAGCATCATACACACTTCCTGCGCCAGTGCAGACAAACTCACAGGGACTTTGTTATACACCACAAAGTTTTGCGCACGAGACAGGTCCAGTAGCTGTTGAACCACCCGAGTCATATACGCTACATCGTTGACAATTTCTTCGCGGATCTGGGGGGCAATATCGGCCAGCTGAACCCGGGTATTTAACACAGCCAGTGGCGTTTTGAGCTCGTGGGCCGCGTTTGCCACGAACCGCTTTTGCTCATCAAAGCCGGCCTCTACCCGCTCCATTGCCTGATTAAGAGAATTCACTATGGGCTGAATTTCATAAGGCAGGCCCTCATTGCTGAGCCTGAAGCTCAGTTGCTCCGGCTTGATCTGCTTTAACTGACCTGCCACGGTTTTTACCGGTTGCACCACAGAGCGCACGGACAAATACCCGACCAGCATAAACACCCCAAATGCCGCAAAAATGGTAATGGCGGTCACCCGGTTAAGTGCCGGTATCACAGCTTCGTTCGCCAGTTCGGTGATTAAATCATTGCGCGCCATATCCAACACCAGCGCCTGACCATTCAACATGAGTTCAGTACGAAAGCGGTCCACGCCCGCCAAGTGAGAATACCCAACCGGAATATCCCCAGTCAGCGCTTCAAGCGCAGCCGAGCCTTGATCATTGCTTACGGACTGAAGCAACACTTCATTATTCGCAACACGGATAACACGAAACGCAAAGTTATTATACAGGGCATCATAGCCCCATTTTTCAATCACGCTATCGGGGGCATATATAAGCTGCTGCTGTTCAAACCGCAGTGCATCTGCGACATCTTCGCTCATCCCCTTCATACTGACTTCCAGCGCCAGGTTGGCATAGTTCATCGAAAACAAATGTAAAATCACACCAATGCCGGTAAATACGACAGAGCCAATTAGTATAAAGTGCAGATAAATCTTGCGAGCGAGCGAGTTTTTAATGATCTTCATGCCAATATGTATCCTATGCCGCGAAGCGTTTTAATGGTCACGCCAGCTTCTGTGCCATCGAGCTTTTTGCGTATTCGGTGAACCGCGACTTGCAAGGCGTTATCGGTGACTTCAAACCCCATCGCATAGATGGCATCGTAAAGCGCATCTTTGCCAACAGTCAGCCCAACATGGCGCAACAGATATTCCAAAATAGCCACTTCGGTTTTACCCATAGAAAGGTTTTCACCACCCACCGTCACTCTGCGAGATTTTGGGTCAAGGGCGAGATTGCCATGAGACAACAGAGTGCCTGTATATTGGCTTGGTCGACGCAGCAAAGCACGCATTCTTGCCAGTAATTCGCCAATGTCGAAGGGCTTGTTGATATAATCATCTGCGCCCAAGTCCAGCCCAGCAATGCGGTCATCCACACTGCCACGCGCTGTTAAGATCAAGACAGGCACCGGGTTTTCGGCTCCACGCAGTGCTGCTATCACATCCAGTCCGTCTTTGTCGGGCAGACCAAGATCCAGAATAATGGCGTCGTAGTGCCAAAGGGCCATTTGATCATGTAATGCACCCGCACTGGTGGCAATATCAGCAGCATAGCCTTCCTTAGTCATGGCCTGCTGGATAAAACTGGCCAGTTGCAGGTTATCCTCAGTGATCAAAATGCGCATACTAGGTTCTCCATTGTCTGACTGT contains the following coding sequences:
- a CDS encoding sensor histidine kinase — encoded protein: MKIIKNSLARKIYLHFILIGSVVFTGIGVILHLFSMNYANLALEVSMKGMSEDVADALRFEQQQLIYAPDSVIEKWGYDALYNNFAFRVIRVANNEVLLQSVSNDQGSAALEALTGDIPVGYSHLAGVDRFRTELMLNGQALVLDMARNDLITELANEAVIPALNRVTAITIFAAFGVFMLVGYLSVRSVVQPVKTVAGQLKQIKPEQLSFRLSNEGLPYEIQPIVNSLNQAMERVEAGFDEQKRFVANAAHELKTPLAVLNTRVQLADIAPQIREEIVNDVAYMTRVVQQLLDLSRAQNFVVYNKVPVSLSALAQEVCMMLAPLALQFDKELSLDADPDTDQILADKAAVHIMIKNLVENALKHSQDNAKIQVKVTTTELEVSDNGPGIQSQYYDRLFERFWRQEQSTLTGSGLGLSIVKEVVDFHDAKLSVTCKNEQGGASFKVVFTQRNA
- a CDS encoding response regulator transcription factor → MRILITEDNLQLASFIQQAMTKEGYAADIATSAGALHDQMALWHYDAIILDLGLPDKDGLDVIAALRGAENPVPVLILTARGSVDDRIAGLDLGADDYINKPFDIGELLARMRALLRRPSQYTGTLLSHGNLALDPKSRRVTVGGENLSMGKTEVAILEYLLRHVGLTVGKDALYDAIYAMGFEVTDNALQVAVHRIRKKLDGTEAGVTIKTLRGIGYILA